A segment of the Prochlorococcus marinus XMU1412 genome:
TGAAATTTACTTTTAGCAACGTCTATTTCTAATGAAGTTGTATCGGGATGCAACTCAATAGAAAGTTTACAAAATGCCTTTCTTAATTCATGATTGGATGCATTTTCATTTACACCTAAAATTTTGTAATAGGAAGTTTCCCCTTTCAAAATAATCTTTTATTAATAATGTAATTCTAATAAATTTTTACTAAATAGAATGTATTTAATGGATGGTTAAAATTCATATTTATAACGAAATGAAAAAACAAAACATTCCAAAAGAAATTCTTTCCTTAATAACTGAAGAAGAAATAAATTTATTTCAAGAGTTACAAATTAAAATTAAAGAATTAAATAATAAGACCAATCTCACAAGATTAACTGATGGTAATGATTATTGGGTATCCCAAGTTTTTGACAGCATTTGGCCATTCAAAGCTTTCACGAATATTAATTTTGATAATAAAAAATTTTTAGATATTGGATCAGGATGTGGCTTCCCAGGTTTAGCTTATGCAATAACTCATCCTAATTCTGAGATATACCTAATTGATTCTTTGAAAAAGAAAACAGATGCAATAAAAATTTTGGTTGAGCAGATCAATTTCAAAAACAATATTCATGTAATCAATGATCGTGTTGAGAATTTAGCCCACCTATCGTCAATGAGAAATAATTTTAATATTGCAACAACTAGAGCGGTTAGTAACCCATCAACAGTTTCAGAATATATACTACCAATGTTAAAAAAAGAAGGGTTTGGAGTTTTATATTGTGGAAAATGGACGAATCAAGAAAGCAAAAATCTAGATAAAACTTTAGAAATATTAGAAGGGAAAGTTAAAGATAAAAAAGCGATACTATTACCAAGAAATAAGGGCACCCGAAATATTATTCTTATTCAACCAAAGAATTCTTGTCCTGAAATTTATCCAAGAAAAGTTGGCAAACCTGAAAAAAATCCATTATGAAATTATTTTCTTGATAATCTTTTAGCATTCTTATCTCCAAACTTTTCTTTTAAATTTCTCAATTTTTTTATAACTTTTTTTGGATTTATATGACCTTCTAATACTTTCAATAATTGCCCTTCAGAAACATCTACATCTAGTAAATTCGCGTTGAATCCTGGGAACCAGTGGCTTCCATTACCAAGCAATTGATATCTAGCTCTTGCATATCCTTCCATACCCAACCAATCAATTAAATTTGAAAGCCAAAGAAGAATAGGAATATTAATATTTCCCGGAGTATATTCCCAACTTGGTAAATTTCTATTCCAATTTTCATGCCACTCTAAACCTAAGGAATGAATTGATTCCTGCCTTAATTTGTTAATTATCTTAGGCACATACTTCTCAGATTCTGATAACAACGAGACAGCTTCTAAATGCAGAGCAAAATCTGTCTCTTTGGCAATGCCGACACTCAAAGTATGGACATTTTGATTTCTTAAGCAAAAAAGATCATTAAAAACTATAGGATGAAGTGGTTTACAAAATTCCAACATTTTTCTCGAGGGAGTATGAAGATGTCCCCCTTTATCAGTAGGACTTATTATGAAAACCCCAAGATCATGCTTATTGGCTAAATTAATAACCTTTGTATTTTCCTGATTAATGAAATACCAGTGCAAATTTACATAATCAAATAAGTTTGTTGATATGGCCTTTTCTATAAGTGAAGATTCTCCATGGGTTGAAAATCCAATAGATCCAATTAAATTTTCTTTTTGAAAATTCCTCAAAATATCAATGCAACCTCCATCTCGAATAGCCTGATGTAAATGTTCAGCAGTATTGATACCATGTATTGCTAACAAATCAATTTTTTTAACTTTCAATTTTTCAATACTAGATAATACATCTCGCTTAAAAATTTCCGGATCACTATTTGGTGGAATCTTTGTTTGGATTATATTTGGGATTTTCTTAGTATTCTTAAAACACATCCCTAATTGCACCTCAGAAGTACCATAGTACTTGGCGGTTTCTACATGACTTAAGCCATATTGTGTTGCAAGATCTAATATATTTTCTACTTTATTTTGTTCTTCGTATGAAACCTCAGAAAAATCTAATTGATCCCAACTTTTTTGAAATCTCATACAACCTAAAGATAAAACAGGAATCTTCAGATTGGTTCTACCAAATCTACGATATTGCATCTTTTGGATATTAGTGCTTATTAATTCTCGGTGGCTTTCCAAATGTTTGAAACATATCTCTATCAAGACTATTCTCTAAATCATCTAATTCTTCAAATTTGACCCAATGAATACAATCAACAGGGCATGTATCTATTGCTTCTTGTATGACATCAGAACTATCTCCATCTTGCCTAATAGCTCGACTTCTACCATGAAATTCATCAACAGTGAAAGTGTTCGAAGCGACGTGAACACAGTACTGACAACCAATACACTTTGCTTCATCAACCCATACAGCTTTTTCTGCTAACTGACCACCTAAAACGGGCTCATAGCCTGTAATCTCAATATTTTCTTCAGTATTATGAAATGGATCCGTAAAATCCATATCCTGAAATTAGTTTTCCCATTTGGTTAAGACCAATTCAATAGAACCATCATTTTTATTTTTTTGCTCTACGATTTGATATCCATCTTCTTGTGTTTTTGAAATGATTGTTTGGTAAGCATACATTTGTGTAACTTTTGAGATAAATCTTTCTACTGGAATCTCAAATTTCCATAGATCGAGATCAGTAACTAATTCATATGCATTAGAATTGTTATCCCATTTAAATCCAACTTGGGTATCACCAGGTAAATTCATACTTATATCAACTGCTGTGAATTGACCTTTATATCCTTTTACAAACTTTTCTTCTTGATTAATACTATAACCAAAATGATTCAAAGCCTTAATTAATGGCTCTACTTCTTTGAGCTGAGTTTTAATTGTACTAAAGTGTGACATTAGATTCGTTATTTAATTGTGTTAAGTTTTCACTTTGATTAGAGATGAAAGCATCAGAAGTTTTATTTTTAACTGTTACTTTACCGAGAGACTCTTCAAGATTTCTTGTAGCTTCATTGCATGAATTACCAGTAAATCCCTCAACAGTCTCTTCAACTCTTCCGTCTTGATGAATTTTGAATCTCAATGTTTTTTGAGGCATTAAATTCAAGTACTGAGTACTTTTACTTTATATAGAATAACGAAATTTTTTTGTTTCAGTTGGTACAAGTTAATTAATTTTAATTTTTATATTGAATATCTGATAAATAAACTTTTTCAGTAGAGTGCTTATAAAAAAAATTAAGAAATTTAGTTATAAAAACCTTGCATTCCCATTGAATCCAAAGCAGTTTTTGCTTCTTCCATAACGGAGGGTTCTTTATCGAAAAGAGCTATCTTGGTACATTCATCAACGAAACTTTCTTGAAATGTATTATTTAATTTTTCGTACAATCTACACAATGACCAGATGCAATTACTTCTTACACCTGGTTCATTATCTATTTTTAAACTTATTAAAAGTTGATCTGCTGCCAATTGAGCATTTTTCAAAGAAACATTCCCGATTTCAGCTAAAGAACTAGATGACCATAACCTTACCGCAGCTACATCGTTCTTCAAAGCATTTATTAATGGCTCCAAAACAATTTGATTATCATAATTAGCTAAACTCCATGCCGTCGCTCTTCTGACATAAGCATTATCGTCAGTCTCCAAAAGACTAACAAGTTTCTCTACCGCATTAGGACATGGATTACGACCCAAAGCATATACAACACTCATTCTTTCGACAGGACAAGGTTGATCAAGTAATGGTAACAAGAGGGGGAAAGA
Coding sequences within it:
- the rsmG gene encoding 16S rRNA (guanine(527)-N(7))-methyltransferase RsmG; this translates as MKKQNIPKEILSLITEEEINLFQELQIKIKELNNKTNLTRLTDGNDYWVSQVFDSIWPFKAFTNINFDNKKFLDIGSGCGFPGLAYAITHPNSEIYLIDSLKKKTDAIKILVEQINFKNNIHVINDRVENLAHLSSMRNNFNIATTRAVSNPSTVSEYILPMLKKEGFGVLYCGKWTNQESKNLDKTLEILEGKVKDKKAILLPRNKGTRNIILIQPKNSCPEIYPRKVGKPEKNPL
- a CDS encoding aldo/keto reductase; translation: MQYRRFGRTNLKIPVLSLGCMRFQKSWDQLDFSEVSYEEQNKVENILDLATQYGLSHVETAKYYGTSEVQLGMCFKNTKKIPNIIQTKIPPNSDPEIFKRDVLSSIEKLKVKKIDLLAIHGINTAEHLHQAIRDGGCIDILRNFQKENLIGSIGFSTHGESSLIEKAISTNLFDYVNLHWYFINQENTKVINLANKHDLGVFIISPTDKGGHLHTPSRKMLEFCKPLHPIVFNDLFCLRNQNVHTLSVGIAKETDFALHLEAVSLLSESEKYVPKIINKLRQESIHSLGLEWHENWNRNLPSWEYTPGNINIPILLWLSNLIDWLGMEGYARARYQLLGNGSHWFPGFNANLLDVDVSEGQLLKVLEGHINPKKVIKKLRNLKEKFGDKNAKRLSRK
- a CDS encoding ferredoxin encodes the protein MDFTDPFHNTEENIEITGYEPVLGGQLAEKAVWVDEAKCIGCQYCVHVASNTFTVDEFHGRSRAIRQDGDSSDVIQEAIDTCPVDCIHWVKFEELDDLENSLDRDMFQTFGKPPRINKH
- a CDS encoding DUF1257 domain-containing protein; this encodes MSHFSTIKTQLKEVEPLIKALNHFGYSINQEEKFVKGYKGQFTAVDISMNLPGDTQVGFKWDNNSNAYELVTDLDLWKFEIPVERFISKVTQMYAYQTIISKTQEDGYQIVEQKNKNDGSIELVLTKWEN
- a CDS encoding DUF2997 domain-containing protein, coding for MPQKTLRFKIHQDGRVEETVEGFTGNSCNEATRNLEESLGKVTVKNKTSDAFISNQSENLTQLNNESNVTL
- a CDS encoding HEAT repeat domain-containing protein; this encodes MTKNKDPNKESLVDIAVDPDVLARELALEIEIDPLEQIDEDSFPKGLNITQECNEALKMLKGNREERIQGLRIFCEYRDSRSFPLLLPLLDQPCPVERMSVVYALGRNPCPNAVEKLVSLLETDDNAYVRRATAWSLANYDNQIVLEPLINALKNDVAAVRLWSSSSLAEIGNVSLKNAQLAADQLLISLKIDNEPGVRSNCIWSLCRLYEKLNNTFQESFVDECTKIALFDKEPSVMEEAKTALDSMGMQGFYN